In Flavobacterium luteolum, the DNA window GTAATAAAGAAGTTTTAATTGAAGAGAGCACGTCGCTGGTTCATGGCCAGGTACATGAAATCATGGATACTATTATAGCAAAGAATTTTAATGCTATTCATGAAAATTTTGAAATCAGAGAAATGTTCCGTGACATGTTTAAAAACAACATTGACACGTCTCCTATTTATCAGTTAAAGAAACATTACCCTGAGATCTATCAAAATATTCTTTCATTCGAAATTGATCAATGTACTCAGCTTTTTAGAGAAAACATTGAAAAGGGAATTCGTGAAGGTCTTTACAGAAGTGATTTAAATGTAGAAGTGTATGTGAAGTTTTATTACACACTGGTTTTTCATATAAATGAAAATACTGTTTCTGAAAGCGAAGCACAAAGAATTGAGCTGGAAGCATTAGAATATCATACTCGCGCAATGGCTACTCAAAAAGGAGTTGAAGAATTAGAGAAGCAGCTAAAGAGAATAAATAATTAATTCATCCAAATATATTCAATCGTCATTATTCTGAGAGAGGATGGAAGATGACGATACTATCTCAAAATTTAAAAAATAAATATTTAACTACTTATGAAAAGAATCCTTCTTATATTTTTGTGCACCATTGGCTTGTCTGCCAACGCACAAACCACTTTAACCCTGAAAGATGCTGTCAATTATGCGCTTCAAAATAAAGCCGATGCGAAAAAAGCAAAGCTTCAGGTAGAGAATAGTGAGTATCAGATTCAGGAAATACGTTCGAGAGCTTTACCGCAAATTAGTGCAAACGGAAGTTTAACGTATAATCCGGTAATTCAAACTACAGTTATTGATGGAGCTGCATTTGGTGCGCCAGGAACTACAATTCAGGCTGCATTTGGACAGAAATGGACTTCAACTGGAGGGATTTCTTTAACTCAGGCATTATTTGATCAATCTGTTTTTACAGGTTTAAGAGCTGCAAAAACGACTCGTGAGTTTTATCAAATAAATGATCAATTAACAGAAGAACAAGTTATTGAAAGAGTTGCAAATAACTATTATTCAGTTTATGTACAAAAAGAAAGGCTTATTTTATTAGACAGTAACTACGTAAATACGCAAAAAGTTCGTGATATTGTTCAAGGACAGTTTAATAACGGTTTGGCTAAAAAAATTGACTTAGATCGTATTATCGTAAAAATGTCTAACATCGATACAGATCGTCAGCAGGTTAAAAATCAGATCGAATTACAGGAAAATGCGTTAAAGTTTTACATGGGTATGCCTATCGAAACTCAAATCGTTATGCCTAAAGAAGAATTTCAAGTTGTGCCAGCTGCTTTAACACAAGAGCCAAATATTGAAAACAGAACAGAATA includes these proteins:
- a CDS encoding TetR/AcrR family transcriptional regulator gives rise to the protein MKEKIIAKASELFLKLGFKSVTMDDIAGEMCISKKTIYKYFCNKEVLIEESTSLVHGQVHEIMDTIIAKNFNAIHENFEIREMFRDMFKNNIDTSPIYQLKKHYPEIYQNILSFEIDQCTQLFRENIEKGIREGLYRSDLNVEVYVKFYYTLVFHINENTVSESEAQRIELEALEYHTRAMATQKGVEELEKQLKRINN
- a CDS encoding TolC family protein, with protein sequence MKRILLIFLCTIGLSANAQTTLTLKDAVNYALQNKADAKKAKLQVENSEYQIQEIRSRALPQISANGSLTYNPVIQTTVIDGAAFGAPGTTIQAAFGQKWTSTGGISLTQALFDQSVFTGLRAAKTTREFYQINDQLTEEQVIERVANNYYSVYVQKERLILLDSNYVNTQKVRDIVQGQFNNGLAKKIDLDRIIVKMSNIDTDRQQVKNQIELQENALKFYMGMPIETQIVMPKEEFQVVPAALTQEPNIENRTEYLLLKKQEELLVFNKKAVEAGYYPTLSLSAGYNYIGQGPEMPWFAKPEKGVYWSDFSAVALNLHVPIFTGFGTRAKVRQADVQIRELQEDIKDTKLSLDLDYKNAMAQINNNLVTIENQRENMRLALDILSNTKNNYLQGLASLTDLLDAENASLEAQNNFTRAVLNYKIAEISLIKSKGELKSLTK